The Lampris incognitus isolate fLamInc1 chromosome 15, fLamInc1.hap2, whole genome shotgun sequence genomic interval ATGACTATGTTTATAAAAAAAAGATATAGGTGATGGGAGATTATTTAATTTTTCGGGCTCTTACCCACTATCATTTTATTGATCGTGTCCATTCAGACTGAGTACCAATCTATATAATAAACATACAATACTGTATCTGGGATGCATTGTGCTGTGTTACCACTCCTAGTGTTCAGTATATGTTTTTTTTACCGGGCGCATGGCTTAAACTTGTCTTTTTTTCTATTTCATGTATTCTATCCCAACCGTTGTATAAAAGTAATACTTTGTGCCATAACATGTTCTCCACACTCCTTACCTCAGATGCACCTGTATTAAAATTATATCTCGGGttgctttatttaaaaaaaaaatttaatatcACAAATCAGGTGCTTGCACTTTAACCTCTATATTGGTTATTTCCAATCATATACAAATTACTGACGTGTAAACTTTTACGCTTCATTTAACGTTAAACATTTTATAAATTGTGCACTGCCCTTTAAAATAAAGAAGCTGTGTAACAGATCTGAATGTAGATATCTTCCCCGCGATTATCACCACAATATCATGAATTGCGGTTAtgttttcctttgtgtgtgtggttaggagggaaagagataaattGCGCATTTTAAAGTTGTGtgatttttatatttatatatatagtatataaacggGGCTAGCTGGATATTTGTTTTTAATACCGCAATTCCAGATACGCGGAATATTACGCCGCAATATTTTGTCCCCCGGCGCACACCGTCCCTCCTCCTTACACCTCCCACAATGCTTCACTAGCCGCAGGTTTGGCATCCACAACAGCTGGTCGGTCAAAGGTCCGCCTCTTACCATTTCAAGTTGTTTAGTCTTTTccctgtatgtttgtttgtgattTTTGGTTCTTGCCTCGCATTGTAGTGTTTGTTATATGTCACAGAAGATAACAGAATAACTGGCGTCCTTAATATGTTTTGGTCTCGGCGCCACCAACCAAGCTAGTTTAGCATTTAGCTTCAGTTGACAAGTATCGCTGCTGCAGCCTACAAGACGTGAAGGAAAGAGGAGCTTATTCCaggcattttaatcacttttgaTGTGTGTTTGTTTCCCTTTAATGTTGTAATACTTTGGTCGCAACTAATTTAGAGCTGCATCGTCACAACTTGAGCATTCCGTGCCATGTAAGCTAGTGTCTCACAGCTAATTGTGCTGCAGGTGTTGGATCCAGAAGATCTTGGCTTGCCAACTTTTCCACGACTAACAACATGGTCAACGTACTTAAAGGGGTTCTTGTTGAATGGTAAGAAcgctgctgctgatcgacctacTTGTATTACAGCGAAAGTCTGTGAAGTCCCTGGAGGCAGGACTGTGCCACTAGAAACAGCTCAGAAAAATAGCTAAACCGCTTTCAACGCGGACCATGTTTGATTTTCGGAATCCTTCTTGGCTTTTCCATCcagcttttgttttttgttaacgTAAAAATTCACATATTATACTGATTCTTTGTGGCTCTTATGTATTGtagaacatccattgcacgtagtccgtcttgggagagagatccccctgttgctctccctgaggtttcttcctattttttctccctgttaaagggtggtttttttttttagttttttttttaggtagctgttccttatccgatgcgagggtctaaggacagtaaaaacccttgaggcaaatttgtattttgtgatattgggttatacaaataaaatggacttgacttattTTCCAATTTACCACGGCACATTACTAGATAAAATTATCCCTTGCGGTAGGGCTGGGCAAGAATGATTAAGACAAATCACAATATTTTGGACTGAATACCTACAATACTTATAACGGGACGATATTTTGGGGATGAGTTTTGTTGCTTTCATAAGCTATTTATACACAAGAAAATTTAGAAATTAtcgttagtaatgtggatatgatcaaGCAGGTAGAGGCATTCATTCTTTTTCCAACAGATAAATCAGCCTAATCACTTTACAAAATTTTATCAATGCAGCCTTTATGACCAGGGAATAAAAGCATTTAAGTTATATTGCAATACTACGATGACCAAAACCCAGACAATGCCTTGTCTAAAATGTCTTACTGCTTGCTGTGAACTATGCTCGCACACTCCAGAACAGCTAGAGTAAGCAGTTATAGGGTAATCATCTACATACCAATTTAATGTCATAATAGTTACTTTCCCAAGGAGGAAATTTCTCTCATCTTGTCATGAATCTCAACGATAAGCTAAAAGGATGGCTGACGATCTTGTTTATAGTCAGCACAAGAGTTCACAAACTATTGTAGGCTAGCATGGCTGCTGTCCATATATACCAACTACACTGAAGTGAAAATACAAACTTTTAGGTTCTTCAAAGTCCAACATGGTAATGTATCTTCCCAAAGCCTCAACTATGCCATTCTTAAGTTTTTGCCATGCAAGATTACCCCCCTGGTCTATTTGAGGAATCTTTATTAGTTGTCACAACATGTTAAACTGCTTTTATAGTTGTGAACCCCCAAGATTTAGATGTCTTTAATAAAATGTTCTTGGTACAAGTGCTTAACTCAGATAATTGTATGTTCAATTCTTGTTTCCCCTTCTGGCCTCTTTCCACTCAATGGCATTAACAGTGATCCTGCGATGAAACAATTCCTACTTTACCTGGATGAGACCTCTGCCCTGGGCAAAAAATTCATTATCCAGGACCTTGATGACACGCATGTCTTCATTCTGGCAGAGGTGGTTCAGATTCTCCAGGAGAGAGTTGGCGAGTTAATGGACATGAATTCATTTCCCATTACCCAGAAATAAAAGTTCCTCAAATGACGTTTTGCTCATGGACTCTGAACTACTTTAGaattgatttctttttttaacttgaaCATGGTTTACATTGTTTTTATTGCGGACTGACACCAAGCATTGTTTTTCTTGTTGGTTTAGATGATTTGAGTAAAAAAGGCTTGGAACATAGCTTTGTAAAATATTAATTAAGATTTTATCTGACCACCAAGTTGATGTATAAATGTGTGCCTTCAATTACTTGCGTTTGATTTTGTTCAGATTTTATGTgtagtttattttttttccttttggagtCTATGTAAATGTTAAGTGCATAGTATAATTGGCTGGTGTCACGGAACACAAAATCATTCTCAGTCTTGGTGTTCTTCACAGTTACTTGGTCCATTTATAGTCAGAGTTTGAGCAAACTTCATGACTGTAGAGACCTTGAAAACCA includes:
- the gtf2h5 gene encoding general transcription factor IIH subunit 5, with the translated sequence MVNVLKGVLVECDPAMKQFLLYLDETSALGKKFIIQDLDDTHVFILAEVVQILQERVGELMDMNSFPITQK